One genomic region from Salvia hispanica cultivar TCC Black 2014 chromosome 2, UniMelb_Shisp_WGS_1.0, whole genome shotgun sequence encodes:
- the LOC125206511 gene encoding uncharacterized protein LOC125206511 produces MATTSVLAATLPKLVVIKSKAYSDKGNAYFKADGGSVLLGEDNVFSTLVKIEVERSPTHTNYVNIRFGYFNRYWQRKENDKFIVAKSDQPEEDVTKTSCTLFEPVEVNSNCVFYLRHVQSGGRVSVDGSSKAFYLSENSGDDDKSYLTFVDWNTLVKLPAKVAFKGDNGKYMTSVLQILQFASEDPNDEYSSFVVEMMPDGQVRMTQEWASPGVYCSVDTTSPYQVSFTPVITPRINFWPVKIDENSIALRSADTDKFCIHNTNVGIFGNGVTASASTITKEAIMAVEESVVGRKIYNVVYQMEYARIFDEVP; encoded by the coding sequence ATGGCAACAACTAGTGTACTCGCAGCCACGCTTCCAAAGTTGGTCGTCATCAAATCAAAGGCTTACAGTGACAAAGGAAATGCGTACTTCAAGGCCGACGGTGGCTCCGTGCTTCTCGGAGAAGACAACGTATTCAGCACGCTCGTCAAGATTGAAGTCGAGCGTTCTCCTACCCACACCAACTACGTTAACATACGATTCGGCTATTTCAACAGGTACTGGCAGCGGAAAGAAAACGACAAATTCATCGTTGCTAAATCCGACCAGCCCGAGGAGGACGTGACAAAGACCTCCTGCACCTTGTTCGAGCCCGTTGAGGTCAACAGCAATTGCGTGTTCTACCTGAGGCACGTCCAGAGCGGAGGGCGCGTGTCTGTAGATGGCTCGAGCAAGGCCTTCTACTTGAGCGAAAACAGCGGTGACGATGATAAAAGTTACCTAACTTTTGTGGATTGGAACACATTAGTTAAACTGCCGGCTAAGGTCGCTTTTAAGGGAGACAACGGTAAATATATGACATCAGTTTTGCAAATTCTGCAGTTCGCTTCCGAAGATCCTAACGACGAATATTCCAGCTTCGTGGTGGAGATGATGCCGGACGGACAAGTCCGGATGACGCAGGAATGGGCTTCACCAGGAGTTTACTGCTCAGTAGATACAACGTCGCCTTATCAGGTCAGCTTCACTCCTGTCATTACTCCTCGGATCAATTTCTGGCCGGTCAAAATCGATGAAAATTCAATCGCGCTACGCAGCGCTGACACCGATAAATTCTGCATCCATAATACGAACGTTGGAATTTTTGGGAATGGGGTAACGGCGTCAGCTTCAACGATCACGAAGGAAGCGATCATGGCGGTGGAGGAGTCCGTGGTGGGGAGGAAGATCTACAACGTGGTGTATCAGATGGAGTACGCGAGGATCTTCGATGAGGTGCCTTAA
- the LOC125206512 gene encoding protein FAR1-RELATED SEQUENCE 5-like, giving the protein MQVSVTYTDEKSYTFSRSVSLKAGISSTIEAGLPFIEKASVTVSYEINGAFQWDNTTTNTTSITASGTVPVPAKSSITVDYVGTRGTCNIPYHYTQEDRSSTDGKIVYTDLVDGSVIPICKPELRPYEGQKFSSLEEGISFYEKYAQECCFDCRRFGNRSSGGVIIFQYIVCNRQGFHTVDSLDVDVNVSEDGNVSDDDEVSSKKRRRRGTKRCGCGARISFKFFSDFGDKYYLVHQFVEEHNHTMVDKDHKRFMKGNRSLNDVHHKFVEDCTKANIGPTSTFNLLKEFFGGYDVVGCTLTDVRNCSRDIKEKLKEVDVQMILNQMQEKKRICEGFFYKYQLSPEDNKLVSLFWSDAESRKHYHMFGDVVAFDTTYSTNRYRMVFGPFTGKDNHGCPIAFGAGFVSGENCDAFSWLFTVFVECMGVAPRIIITDQDWGMRLAIEKVLPGTRHRLCMWHIMSKLFEKIPKSISDREKFSKEFKSCVWSELLDPDEFDILWTSIVEKYSVEDHKWFKDMFLIRQMWIPAFFRDVPMGSLMRTTSFSESENSFFKRYSKPLFNFADFTLQYNNAIDAQRNQTERLDYYDSVITPKYVTDLAFEKQLGSVYTDRMFRVVQDLIVEADKSCRMISMSTLENIEVFKVSDARKKIFTVRHEIETESYECECKLFLRCGYLCSHLFFILRNKDVNNIPEKYVGNRWLKSELLKAVHGLTIDESASDRGSNKDDKLKIANRCHGRYFGLYQRAFRNKDHLIALDNLLAGIGPQIFKDDCAGSSSLDKNDSIMNIYGIAVPEEITAHAPDVVSTKGGASDKKSRIKSSIEKAIEKANKPHRRCGKCHKVTDHNARSCGRKET; this is encoded by the exons ATGCAGGTGTCAGTAACGTATACAGACGAGAAATCTTATACTTTCAGCCGCAGCGTGTCGCTAAAGGCAGGGATCAGCAGCACCATCGAAGCGGGGCTGCCCTTCATTGAGAAGGCGTCGGTTACGGTGAGTTATGAGATCAATGGGGCGTTCCAGTGGGATAACACCACCACAAATACGACGTCGATTACGGCCTCTGGGACGGTTCCGGTGCCTGCCAAGAGTTCGATTACAGTCGATTATGTCGGAACAAGGGGCACCTGCAATATTCCTTATCATTACACTCAGGAAGACAGGAGTTCCACTGATGGCAAGATTGTTTATACTGATCTGGTTGATG GGTCTGTTATTCCAATTTGCAAGCCTGAGTTGAGGCCTTATGAAGGtcaaaaattttcttctcttgaggaaggaatttcattttatgaaaagTATGCTCAGGAGTGTTGTTTTGATTGTCGAAGATTTGGGAATAGGTCTAGTGGTggtgttattatttttcagtatATTGTTTGCAATAGACAAGGATTTCATACAGTAGATTCATTGGATGTTGATGTTAATGTATCTGAGGATGGTAATGTgtctgatgatgatgaagtaTCTTCAAAGAAGAGACGTAGACGTGGCACCAAAAGGTGTGGATGTGGAGCGAGAattagttttaagtttttttctgattttggtgATAAGTATTACCTTGTGCATCAGTTTGTTGAGGAACACAATCATACTATGGTTGACAAAGATCATAAGAGATTTATGAAAGGTAATCGGAGTTTGAATGATGTTCATCACAAGTTTGTTGAAGATTGCACCAAAGCTAACATCGGTCCTACCTCTACTTTTAACTTATTAAAAGAGTTTTTCGGTGGTTATGATGTTGTTGGGTGTACGTTGACTGATGTTAGGAATTGTTCACGTGAtattaaagagaaattaaaagaagtGGATGTGCAAATGATCCTAAATCAGATgcaagagaagaagagaatttgTGAAGgctttttttacaaatatcaattatCACCTGAAGATAATAAGTTAGTGAGCTTATTCTGGTCTGATGCTGAGTCTCGGAAGCATTACCACATGTTTGGAGATGTTGTAGCATTTGATACAACATATTCAACAAACAg GTATCGTATGGTGTTTGGTCCATTTACCGGGAAAGACAATCATGGGTGTCCTATTGCGTTTGGAGCTGGTTTCGTATCCGGTGAGAATTGTGATGCATTTTCATGGCTTTTCACTGTATTTGTTGAATGCATGGGTGTTGCTCCAAGAATCATAATCACTGACCAAGATTGGGGAATGAGGCTTGCcattgagaaggtattaccTGGTACAAGGCATCGTTTGTGTATGTGGCATATTATGAGCAAGTTATTTGAGAAGATACCTAAATCAATTTCTGATAGAGAAAAGTTTAGTAAGGAGTTTAAGTCTTGTGTTTGGTCAGAGTTGTTAGATCCGGATGAGTTTGATATATTATGGACTAGtattgttgaaaaatataGTGTAGAAGATCATAAGTGGTTTAAGGATATGTTTTTGATCAGACAGATGTGGATCCCAGCCTTCTTTAGAGATGTTCCTATGGGTTCTTTAATGAGAACAACATCTTTTTCAGAATCTGAAAACAGTTTTTTTAAGAGGTACTCGAAACCGTTGTTCAATTTTGCTGACTTCACTCTTCAGTATAACAATGCCATTGATGCTCAAAGGAATCAAACTGAAAGGCTTGACTATTATGATTCTGTAATCACTCCAAAATATGTCACTGATTTAGCATTTGAGAAGCAATTGGGATCTGTTTACACAGATAGGATGTTTAGAGTGGTACAAGATTTGATTGTTGAGGCTGATAAGAGTTGTCGGATGATTAGCATGTCCACATTGGAGAACATCGAGGTCTTCAAAGTTTCTGATGCTAGAAAGAAGATCTTTACAGTTAGACATGAGATAGAGACTGAGTCATatgaatgtgagtgtaaactATTTTTAAGGTGTGGTTATCTATGCAGCCACCTTTTTTTCATCCTCAGAAACAAAGATGTCAACAATATTCCAGAGAAATATGTTGGTAACCGTTGGCTTAAAAGTGAATTACTAAAGGCAGTTCATGGTCTCACAATTGATGAAAGTGCGTCTGACAGAG GTTCTAACAAAGATGACAAACTAAAGATTGCTAACAGATGTCATGGTCGTTACTTTGGTCTATATCAGCGTGCTTTTAGAAATAAAGATCATTTGATTGCTTTGGATAATTTGCTTGCGGGTATTGGTCCTCAAATCTTTAAAGATGACTGTGCTGGATCGTCTTCTCttgataaaaatgattcaatcaTGAACATATATGGTATTGCTGTTCCTGAAGAAATAACTGCCCATGCTCCAGATGTGGTTAGTACAAAAGGAGGTGCAAGTGACAAGAAAAGCAGGATTAAGTCAAGCATAGAGAAAGCAAttgaaaaagcaaataaacctCATAGGCGTTGTGGAAAGTGTCACAAAGTTACTGATCATAATGCTAGAAGTTGTGGCAGAAAGGAGacatga